The genomic region gttgcgattgcaaatgtaataaaatggtggtccgatagtccaggattatgaggaaaaacattgagatccacaacatttattccacgggacaaaactaggtccagagtatgactgtggcagtgagtaggtccttagacatgttggacaaaacccactgagtcgatgatggctctgaaagccttttggagtgggtctgtggacttttccatgtgaatattaaagtgaCCAAAAATTGGAATAACAtcagccatgactacaaggtccgataggaattcagggaactcagtgaggaatgctgtatatggcccaggaggcctgtaaacagtagctatagaaagtgattgagtaggatgcatagatttcatgactagaagctcaaaagacaaaaacgtcgtctttttttttgtaaattgaaatttgcgaTCATAAGTGTTAGCAatacctccgcctttgcgggatgcgcagGGGACATGGTCACTAGTGCAACCAGAAAGAGAGGCCTCGTTTAACACCAAATTAATCAGGCTTCAGCCATGTtccagtcaggccaatcacatcaagattatgatcagtgattatttcattgactataactgccttggaagtgagggatctaacattaagtagccctattttgagatgtgagatatcacaacctctttcaataatgacaggaatggaggtcttTATTCTAATGAGATTgataaggcgaacaccgccatgtttagttttgcccaacctagatcgaggcacagacacggtctcaatggggatagctgagctgactacactgactgtgctagtggcagactctactatgctggctaacagcctgctgcctgccctgcaccctatttcattgtggagctaggggagttagagccctgtctatgttcatagataagatgagagcacccctccagctaggatggagtctgtctctcctcagcagtccaggcttggtcctgtttgtgggtgagtcccagaatttgtagataattggccctctatcttttgggaggggcagaaaacagttttcaaccagcgattgagttgtgagactctgctgtagagctcatcactccccctaactgggagggcgccagagacaattactcgatgccgacacatctttctagctgatttacacgctgaagctatgttgcacttggtgacctctgactgtttcattctaacatcgttggtgccgacatggataacaatatccctccCTCGAAGTAATCAGTGATTACTTCATGACAGTACAGGGGAAAGTCATGAGATGAGCCCTTGTGTTCACATGTCCAATCATATCTAGTCAATGATTACGTCAAGGAACGAAGTAAGGTTGGAAGGATGCACTTTTAGAGAATTCCTAGTAATGCCTCATCTCTCCTGTCCTTATAGGAGCTGAATAAGAGCCAGGCATGTGTAGAGGAGCAGGGCCGGAGGCTGCAAGAGAGACATGAGCAGTGTGGCCAGCTGGAGGCCAGTTTGAAGGAGGTCAAAGACAAACTACTGACTTCAGAACAGTGCATAGAGCAACTGGGGGGACGGGCCAAGGTCAGTTACATGCACGCGCTTACACGTGGAGTTCCTGGGGGAGGCACTGTGTGTATTACCTTAACACATTTCATACATTTTTGCATGCAGATTTTTGTTTCTTACGATATGAACTAGGTTTTAGCTCATACCCACATCTTGGTATCAGGTTTGCAGTAGAGACTGGGAGTCACTGTGATGTCTCTGAAATGTCCGTTTTGTGTGACAGAAAGCGGAGGCGGAGGGGGTGGAGTTGAGGGCGGCCAGGGAGCAGACTCAGCAGGAAGTGCAGAAGCTCCAGAagcaggggtcagaggtcaagggAAAACTGAAGGAGCTGGGTCGTCTATTAGAGACTGAGAAGGCCGGGTAAGAACTAAATAGAGCTTTTTCATGCTGTCGCAGTCAGGTTACCATTCCGACGGACACAATGACAAGGTCAAAGTTCAACATACCATCTCTTGTCAACAAATAAAATGACTATTGCAGCAACAGTCTATAAGCTGTTCACCTGAATATAAATTAAGTATGGTTCTGGCTACTGACAATAAACCAAGCTTATTTCCTTTTTGTTGGTCATTGATCCACATCCAGTACTCTTTGTGACTGGTCTCTGCTTCTCTCAGGGCTGCTGTGTTACAGGAGGAGCTGAAGAGAAAGACTGACTCCCTGAGCGACACGCGGCAGCAGCTGGAGCGCTGTGAGCAGGAGAAGACCTCCCTCCAGGCCAGCCTGGACAAGCGAGCCCAGGAGGGGCAGGTGCGGCAGGCCGAGCTGGATAGAAAAGCCCAGGGTTTGGCTGGAGACCTCCAGAAGGCCATGCAGGAGAAGGAGGCCCAGTGGAAAGAGCTGGCAGCAGCCAACGACGGTCTGGCTAAAGCCTCCAAGGCCCTGAAGGAGAGCCAGAGCCAATTGGACAAGGAGAGGAAGAGCAGCAAGATAGTCTTGGAGGAGAAGGTGGGTTTAGTGTGGTGTAGCGTGCTTGACCTCGATGTGGGAGGTACAGACTGCAACATAAAGGGTTCCGGTAGCTTCTTGGGCCCGTATTCATTAAGGGTTCCAGAGTGGGAATGCTCATCtcggatcagttttgccttttagatcaaaATGAATAAGATTGCATGGATAGGGGGGACCAGATCGAagatcagcactcttactctgaGATCCTTTATGAATAGGGGCCCTGTTTTTCTCGAATTGGTGTTGGTGTCAGTATTATCACCAAAACTATATTAGTTTAGACTAGGTCAAATCCAACAGTACATATGTGAAAATGTTTCAGGAGAAGTCCCATGAGATGGCCAGACAGGAGCTGCTGAAGGCCACAAAGGCCACCACCAAGGAGATTGCAGAGGTCAAAGGGCAGCTGGAGAATATCAGAGAGGTAAGCAGCCCATAGACATGAATACAGGCTCCTATTCATTAGGAACAAaatgaaagaagaaaaaaactgaATGAAACAAGGAGGGACTACTTGAATTAGTCCAATATGAAACACACTAAATATTTTGCtatggtgtgccctaatgaacacgacacAGGCCTGATTGTCCATGCTCTCACAAAAGGTTTCATTTTGCGTCTGACTGGCAGGCAGAGAAAGGGTTGAAGATGCAGCTGACTGTATTAACAGAGCAGCACAACGAGACCCAGGAGGCCctgaaagagaaggagaagggggtgCAACAGCTGCAGACACAGCTGAAGACAGCCCAGGGGTCCTTCAACCAGGAAAATAAGAAACTGGAGAGCCAAGTGAGCGAGCTGCAAGGAGCACATGCCAGGAAGgtaagaagacacacacacacacacacttaattccATGCATCTCCATGTTTTGGACTAAATGTGTGTATTCCAGGCTGAGGAGGAGGGTCGTCTGAAGGAGCAGGTGTCAGGCCTGGGCCAGGAGCTGAGTTCTGAGAGGATCAGAACAACTGAGCTGCAGAAGGCCCTAGAGCAGAGTCAGGAGGGTCTGGCCAAGATGCAGTCTGACTACTACGGCAAGGAGTCAGAGGTGTCATCTCTCAGACAGGACCTCGCGGTGAGTGGATGAACATGCAGGCATAGAAATGGAATTACTAGAATGGACATCCTCATccaattatatttctatggatgCAGGACCGGGTCAATGGCAGTTGGACAATAATATTAATTGTATGAGGAGAGACATTTTGTGCGAATGAAGAATATATGTGAGAAGACCAAGGTAGTTCAATGGAGATACCAGAATCAGACCgcatggaaatatatatatacctttatttaactaggcaagtcagttaagaacaaattcttattttcaatcacggcctaggaacaggttaactgcctgttcaggggcagaacgacagatttgtaccttgtcacctcaggggtttgaacttgcaaccttccagttactagtccaactctctaaccactaggctaccctgccgccccaaattgaTCATCAACATCAGACACTAGTGTCTGCCTAACCAACTACCAGGACACCATAGGTGTAGGATCATGCAAATCATAGCATTTTAAACTTTTTACATAATGCTAATCTAGTTTGCAAGTATGGAATGCAAACACAAGTATGTGACCTGAGCCTGTTGGCTATGTTTGTATGAACTGTGTGCTGTATGTGACCCAAGCCTGTGTGTACTCTGTCCAGGCGTCTGAGGAGAGGCTGACCCTGTCCCAGGAGGAGTTGGCTGCTAACCGGACCCAGCTGACTGGTCTGGAGGGGCATGTCCAGGAAGTGGAGGCTGCCCGGACCTCCCTGAAGCAGGAGCTTGCCAAACGGGACCAGAGGCTGGGCCAGCAGGAGACAGCCCTCAAAGAGCTGCAGAAAAATCAGGTCATACCCAGGGTCGTGTTCAAACAGCATCTGAGTTTCCTGTCCAGATAATCGggttcattatgatctaaaaggctaaactcaTCCTTGATACTTGATAAGAGCCAGGAGCGAAGACTCCGACTGTATGTCTGACTGGGGGGTGTCCCGATTGGATTTGTCTAATGAATCtcttgttgtagttgttgtaaaTTGTCATGATATTTGGGGACTTTGATCCATATCAGACCTGTCTCCTTCCCTAATGGGACTTAGGGTGTGTGTTGTATGGTTGTTCTCCTCATGctgtaacccccccacacacacagggtgtgaccCAGGAGGAGCTGCAGAAGGAGAGGCGCAGAGTGAAGGAGCTGAACCAGACTAAGGCTGCCCTAGAGAAGGACACAACCAGACTGGGTTCTGAGCTGAAGGCACTTGGGGAGAGGAGTGCGAAGGTGAGACCCTCCTTATTCAGATATTTACGAGGGGTCCATTGAGTAGAAGATGGAGGGGTTGATTCGGAATTGAACCAACTGAATTCCATATCAACCCCTATCCCCTAGGTACTACTGTAGATCTGCAATGATTGGATAGGTGTCAGCAAAAGTTTGACAATTCCATcatattgcttacacctatccaccacaccccttctcttctcccccccaGGAGTTGAAGGAGCTTGGGGAGGCCAAGCAGTTGTTGATCCAGCAGAAGCTGGAGGTGCAGGGCCATGTGGAGGAGGTGCAGGCAGCCCTGGAGCAGGAGAAAACCCTGCACCAGGTCACCAGGGACAGTGTTacccagagagaggagaagtCTCGGGTGGGGGTCCAGGAGATCCAGGCCCAGCTGGTACGCTTAGTTGTTTACCTACCTACTAACATTCCAGAGGGCATTAACACTTATTAAAGCAGCTACATGTGATGTTTGACATTGAAGTGCTATTTGCTGTGTTTCAGTAATGTCTTTTAGGTATCATCACTCTGATGATTTGTAGATCTCCTGTAGGTGTGGCTTTTCTCCTCTAAACTTCTAAATACCTTGTCATCTCTTTCCCGCTTCCTCCTCCCCAGGCGTCAGAACGTAAAGTCCGGGAGGAACAGGCGAAgcggggagaggaggcagaggcgCGGCTGGGCCTGCAGGTGACGGCGCTCAACGAGAATGTGGCCACGCTGAAGAGGGAGTGGCAGGGCAGCCAGCGGCGCTGTGGCGAACTGGAGAAGCAGACTGATGAACTGCGGGGTGAGATCGCTGTGCTCGAGGCCACCGTGCAGAACAACCAGGACGAGAGGCGCGCGCTTCTGGAGAGGTGAGTGTGTGAAGTTGTCTTCAGAATTGCTACCGCTAATGTTGTGGTTTTACCAGAAACTATAATGTAGCTAGAAATCACCTAGATCTCCCCTCATGGATGTctttcaaatcaaaatgtatttgtcacatgcttcgtaaacagtaaaatgcttacttacggaccCTTCCCAAACAGCGTGGGAAAGAGCACATTGGCTGATAGCCTATCCAGCAAGGTGTCAGAGAGAACTGATTTCCAGTAGTTTTGTTTTGCTTAAAATGACACAACAACTAGGTTCCAGTTTAATAACGTTTACTTTACCTTGTTTCCACGGTACATGGTTGTCATTGCGCTCAGGGCAGGTCCATCCACAGTGAGGCAACCGCGCAGGCATACTagtaacagtaacatagtaacagaCATTTTGGAATACTTAAAACATGTACTTAATAGTTTGTAATGCAGCAGATGATGCGTTGGAGGTGGTTAGTGCTTTTAGAGttgttttctctctttttctcactctatcctttctttctctctcctcttatgGTAGCTTTTAGCCTTTCACCATTGTGACTGTGTAATGGTTGTGTTTCAGGTGTGTGAAGggtgagggggagatggagaaactGCAGTCCAAAGTGGTGGAGATGCGTAGAAAACTGGATGATACAACTGCTGCCATGCAGGAGCTGGGCAGAGAAAACCAGTCACTACAGGTAACAATGCAGGACACATAACGCCATGTTAGACACGTGTATTGTGTCTTCAGTTGCATCGCTCTATGTGACCTGTCGCTGAACTAGGCAATACAACAGTACACATACACCAGTCTAcatgtattttattaggatccccattagctgttgccaaggcagcagctactcttcctggggtccaaatgTATTAGTCTCAACAGTCCACAGCCGTAGAGCCACTATAGTCTGATGACCCATTATTACATAATTTACTAATCTCATTTAATTGTTAAGCTGTGGACGTGTCAAAATATCCTGCACAGCTCTGCTAGTTAGAACTCTTTAGGACTTGTTTAATGGGTACTTAAAGTCAAtagagctgtgtgtgttagtgtttacaTGCCTGTTTGTATAGGTGCAGATGTGCAGTGGAGCTGGTTTTCCAGTGTGAATGTATATGGTTTAACcccgctctctccctgtccccatcTGTAGATAAAGCAGTCACAGTCTCTTACCAGGAAGTGGGCGGAGGACCACGAGGTACAGAACTGCATGGCCTGTGGGAAGGGCTTCTCTCTCGCCATCAGGAAAGTGAGTTGTGTTGCATGTCAGTCTGTTCATCTGGGTTGTGTACATGCTCAGAAAACCTTTTCaaatgttttgcaatggaaaatgtGTGTTATTTTACAAATTCAGGTAGAGCCAGTCCATCTTCTTCTGTTTGTTTCCTAATGAACACGACCATGGTGAAGGAGGTGGTGACGCAAAGGAGTTGTAAaaagtgttacatcatcaggacaGTCAGGCTGTCCTGCCCATCTTCCTAActggctctgtctctctactctctcccccccacccccacacagcaCCACTGCAGACACTGTGGCAACATCTTCTGTGCAGAGTGCTCTGCCAAGAACGCTCTCACACCCTCCTCCAAGAAGCCTGTGCGGGTGTGTGAGACGTGCTTCGAAGATCTCCAGGgttgacacctctctctctcggcctcctGGCCCCGCCAGTGACAGCATGTCTCATCGTTTCCTACGTGACCATTCTTACAAACGGACTCAGAAATCAACACCTGTCTCTCTGACTTCATGGACCATTGGAACCAATCAGACCTACTGTGCTGATTGGATGGGAGTGCAGAAGAAGGGGCCACAGTCACTGAATGGGCCAGGGCCAGTGGTCTTAGTAAGGGGGGTAGCTGGGGCCTCGGTGTCACACAAGATGGGAATATGATGGAAGAAGCACAGCAGACAAGCCAGAgctatgggatgggatgggccAAATCTGTATAGTGCCTTTGCCACTTACGAGGCCGGCTGGTTGGTCAGAGAGTGGTAACGGAGAGAGCTCAACAGCACTATCCATCTTTACTCTACATGTCTAGCTTGGATGGCGGCCATCTTGGTTTGGCATCGTTAGCATCTTTTTAACGTTTAGGAAGACGAGGGGGTTGACTAAGTATACGTTGGGTCTAGAAGGGTTGTGAAGGCAGGTGGAAGAAAGAGGTTAAATACCGAACAGGTTAAGTTGTTTTAACAGAAGGATAtagagttaggttaaagggttgaAAGCAGTGGTTCTGTTTGTTTTAGGATAAGTATTTTGTTAATGACCAAAGAATGTCCATGTGGAGTAGTCCAAATGTCCTGAGATGGTAGGATATTAGGCAAAATGGAAAGCTTGGATTTTTCTTTACCTTAATTTAATCTCAATTACTTTTTAAATCTAGCTGAAAGCTTTGAGTTTTTTACTTTTAAAGTCCTACATTTTTATCATAAATTCAGACATGCTTGAACATGGCTGGCATTTATAATGTAcatcagatttttttttgcaaTGCTGCTCATTTTTCTACTAAACGTAATGAAGACTTTGTTTTGCACCGTCGTTGATCTCTTGCAAACAACTGCTTGTGGTGGTGATTTTTGTCATTGATTGCAGACGTGATGTGATCCACGTGGTTGCGTGTGGTGGTTTCTGTCGCCTGTATCCCATTCAACATCATGACTACTTACTGCAGGAGCTGTGTATGCTCTGCTTTGAAGCAATAACTGTCTGCGTggatctttgtgtgtgtgtgtgc from Oncorhynchus masou masou isolate Uvic2021 chromosome 22, UVic_Omas_1.1, whole genome shotgun sequence harbors:
- the LOC135509195 gene encoding early endosome antigen 1-like isoform X1, translated to MLRRILQMTPGKGGSQNSESDQPSADLNNDQTSEGFICPQCMKSHNSAEELFKHYELYHDSGDQPPSMGPGREDFILLRQELQEMQTSLKEERWFSGELKKELDKVQGHLKQGQHNDSQAGSEDSALAVKLNQAETEKFNIKQMKDLFEQKAAQLATEIVDIKSRYDEEKSLREAADQRLANLIQELQRERQDKDRLHTELLQRPGVEDMEVLQKELIQVQTLMDNMTREREEESARLKSQYEQLQADHTTSEMTISQLKAELEKGPQEAAVYTQQIHQLQSSLNNLQQQSQMLSETLGRREKEFQELEDCLGAEQASKKTAQDSLHQTEMEVQELQARVAGAEASLQRAQSELGEEAGRLRREVAELEAKHGEVKAERKQLQLQREERESQGLMQQSEINQLHAKLLEAERQLGEVQGRLKEQRQLSGEKLKDREQQTADLQIKLSRSEEQLKENSSKMLDVQHQLEKAKQQHQELQGLQQNTNTKLREAQNDLEQVLRQIGDKDQKIQNLEALLQKTKDSVSQLEAEREDLVAKIQAGEGETAVLNQLQEKNHTLQTQVTHLTDKLKNQSESHKQAQDNLHKQVQEQKSLLRAAQDRAQTVETSLGELNAQLTESREKVAQLDTQLKSKTEMLLSAEAAKAAQRVDLENHLETAQHALQDKQQELNKSQACVEEQGRRLQERHEQCGQLEASLKEVKDKLLTSEQCIEQLGGRAKKAEAEGVELRAAREQTQQEVQKLQKQGSEVKGKLKELGRLLETEKAGAAVLQEELKRKTDSLSDTRQQLERCEQEKTSLQASLDKRAQEGQVRQAELDRKAQGLAGDLQKAMQEKEAQWKELAAANDGLAKASKALKESQSQLDKERKSSKIVLEEKEKSHEMARQELLKATKATTKEIAEVKGQLENIREAEKGLKMQLTVLTEQHNETQEALKEKEKGVQQLQTQLKTAQGSFNQENKKLESQVSELQGAHARKAEEEGRLKEQVSGLGQELSSERIRTTELQKALEQSQEGLAKMQSDYYGKESEVSSLRQDLAASEERLTLSQEELAANRTQLTGLEGHVQEVEAARTSLKQELAKRDQRLGQQETALKELQKNQGVTQEELQKERRRVKELNQTKAALEKDTTRLGSELKALGERSAKELKELGEAKQLLIQQKLEVQGHVEEVQAALEQEKTLHQVTRDSVTQREEKSRVGVQEIQAQLASERKVREEQAKRGEEAEARLGLQVTALNENVATLKREWQGSQRRCGELEKQTDELRGEIAVLEATVQNNQDERRALLERCVKGEGEMEKLQSKVVEMRRKLDDTTAAMQELGRENQSLQIKQSQSLTRKWAEDHEVQNCMACGKGFSLAIRKHHCRHCGNIFCAECSAKNALTPSSKKPVRVCETCFEDLQG
- the LOC135509195 gene encoding early endosome antigen 1-like isoform X2; protein product: MKDLFEQKAAQLATEIVDIKSRYDEEKSLREAADQRLANLIQELQRERQDKDRLHTELLQRPGVEDMEVLQKELIQVQTLMDNMTREREEESARLKSQYEQLQADHTTSEMTISQLKAELEKGPQEAAVYTQQIHQLQSSLNNLQQQSQMLSETLGRREKEFQELEDCLGAEQASKKTAQDSLHQTEMEVQELQARVAGAEASLQRAQSELGEEAGRLRREVAELEAKHGEVKAERKQLQLQREERESQGLMQQSEINQLHAKLLEAERQLGEVQGRLKEQRQLSGEKLKDREQQTADLQIKLSRSEEQLKENSSKMLDVQHQLEKAKQQHQELQGLQQNTNTKLREAQNDLEQVLRQIGDKDQKIQNLEALLQKTKDSVSQLEAEREDLVAKIQAGEGETAVLNQLQEKNHTLQTQVTHLTDKLKNQSESHKQAQDNLHKQVQEQKSLLRAAQDRAQTVETSLGELNAQLTESREKVAQLDTQLKSKTEMLLSAEAAKAAQRVDLENHLETAQHALQDKQQELNKSQACVEEQGRRLQERHEQCGQLEASLKEVKDKLLTSEQCIEQLGGRAKKAEAEGVELRAAREQTQQEVQKLQKQGSEVKGKLKELGRLLETEKAGAAVLQEELKRKTDSLSDTRQQLERCEQEKTSLQASLDKRAQEGQVRQAELDRKAQGLAGDLQKAMQEKEAQWKELAAANDGLAKASKALKESQSQLDKERKSSKIVLEEKEKSHEMARQELLKATKATTKEIAEVKGQLENIREAEKGLKMQLTVLTEQHNETQEALKEKEKGVQQLQTQLKTAQGSFNQENKKLESQVSELQGAHARKAEEEGRLKEQVSGLGQELSSERIRTTELQKALEQSQEGLAKMQSDYYGKESEVSSLRQDLAASEERLTLSQEELAANRTQLTGLEGHVQEVEAARTSLKQELAKRDQRLGQQETALKELQKNQGVTQEELQKERRRVKELNQTKAALEKDTTRLGSELKALGERSAKELKELGEAKQLLIQQKLEVQGHVEEVQAALEQEKTLHQVTRDSVTQREEKSRVGVQEIQAQLASERKVREEQAKRGEEAEARLGLQVTALNENVATLKREWQGSQRRCGELEKQTDELRGEIAVLEATVQNNQDERRALLERCVKGEGEMEKLQSKVVEMRRKLDDTTAAMQELGRENQSLQIKQSQSLTRKWAEDHEVQNCMACGKGFSLAIRKHHCRHCGNIFCAECSAKNALTPSSKKPVRVCETCFEDLQG